The following is a genomic window from Flavobacteriales bacterium.
CGAGCCGTTCGCCGTGTGGTTCACCGTGGAGGACACCACGGGTGCTGCACAGGTCGAGTGGGACTTCGGCGATGGGGTCACGGTGGACGGACCACCTGAGGTAGGCCATGCGTACGGCGACCCCGGAGGGTTCGACGTGACGGCGATCGTGACCTGGCCGAACGGCTGCACGGACACCACGACGATCGTGGACATGATCACCGTGCTGGCCCTGCCGCAGGCTTTGTTCAGTTGGACACCGCAGCCCCCCACGGTGCTGTGGCCCCATGTGCAGTTCCACGAGGAGAGCGCGGACAATGCGGTCACCTTCGATTGGGACTTCGGCGGGCTGGGGAGCTCCACGGAACCCGATCCGCTCTTCACCTTCCCCGATCAATTCGGCGGCAGCTACCCGGTGACGCTGGTGGTGACCAACATCCTGGGTTGCCCGGACAGCACTACGCGCTGGGTGGAGGTGCGCGACGAACTCTTGGTCTACGTGCCGAACACCTTCACACCCGACGGCGACGGACTGAACGAGACCTTCCGGGTGATCGGCAACGACATCGATCCCGATGATTTCGAGATGACCATCTTCGACCGCTGGGGTGCGGTGCTGTTCAGCACCACCGACCCCGCCGAGGCGTGGAACGGCACAGCCAAGAACGCCGGTGGACCGCTGGTGACCGGGGTGTATCCCTACCTGCTTCGGGTGCGCTCCCTGTACAGCACCGAGTCGCGCGAGTACCGCGGCTCGGTGAACCTGCTGAAATAAGTCCGGCGAACGATCCGCACCCTGCCGTTGGATCAACGGCACCGAGGCGGTGCCCCGGGTGTTCGTCGACGACATCGGCGGGCTCGTCCAGATCCTGACGGGCACGTGAAGCAGGCGGTTAGCTTCACCGGGCGCACCGGAGCGCAGCAACCACCTGCATGCGTTGATCCTTACCCCGCCCGAGATCCTGAAGTCAAGCCCGCATCGAGCGCAGCACCCGATCCACGGCGTGCGCGGGACGTCTGCTGCGCTGCTGTTCATGGCGGCTGTAACGTGGTCGGGCGAGGTCCGTTCCCAGGTCTTCGAGATCTCCAACGGCACGGACAACACGTGCACAGGCGCCTTTCTCGACAGCGGCGGTCAGGGCGGTGCCGGGTACGGGAACAACGAGAACTACACCTACACGCTCTGCCCGGATAATCCTGGAGATGCGATCTCGGTGGACTTCATCACGTTCCAGCTTTCCACGGCCGGCGTCGCCCCGATCGACAACCTGACGATCCACGATGGCAATAGCACCTCGGCCCCGCTGATCGGCAGCTATACCGGCACCCAATTGCAAGGCCAGGTGGTGTCGGCCAGCCCCGGCAACAGCAGCGGCTGCCTCACCTTCGTGTGGACCTCCAACGCCACGGGTACCGGCATCTTCGCTGCATCCATCACCTGCTATGTGCCGTGCGTGCGGCCTGTGGCCGCGGCCACGATGACACCCGCCGCGCCGGCCATGATCTGCCCCGGGGAGAGCGTGAGCTTCAATGGCAGCGGCTCCACCGCCGCAGCGGGCTTCAGCATCGCCAGCTACACGTGGGACTGGGACGATGGCACCACCTCGACCTCGGCGAACCCGGCGGCCTCGCACACCTTCACCGCTCCGGGCGAGTACGTGGTGCAGTTGGTGGTGGAGGACAACAACGGCTGCGCGAGCGTCAACCTGCTGGACCTGCAGGTGCTGGTGGGCACCGAGCCGACGTTCACGGGAACTCTGGCGGACCCGGGCACTTGCGTAGGCACGCCCGTATGCCTCGATGGCGTGGTGAACGCCACCACGTGGAGCGCCCAACCGACGGTCGACTTCGGTGGGGGGGTGGCCCTTCCGGACAACGTGGGGAGCTGCTTCACCTCGCAGCTACAGTTCACCGGCTTCTCTCCGGGCGCGACGCTCACGAACGTCAATCAGTTGCAGAGCATCTGCCTGGACATCGAGCACTCCTTCCTCGGCGACCTGGTGATCAGCATCATCAGCCCGAGCGGTGAAACGGTGGTGCTGCACCAACAGGGCGGTCTGGGCACCTACCTCGGCGTTCCGGTGGACAACGAGCTGACGCCGAACGCGGTGGGCACCTGCTGGACCTACTGCTTCAGTCCAACGGCGACCAACGGCACCATGGCCGCCAACGCAGGCGCAACGCTTCCAGCCGGCACCTACGAGAGCGTCGATCCCCTGGCCGGCCTGCTCGGCGCGCAACTGAACGGGATGTGGACGATCGAGATCTGCGACCTGTGGACCTTCGACAACGGCTTCCTCTGCGGGTGGAGCATGGCGTTCGACCCGGGGCTCTTCGGCACGCTCACCGAGTTCACCCCCACGTACGGCGGGGCCTGCGACAGCACGTGGTGGACCGGTCCGGACATCGTGAGCAGCACCGGTGATTGCGACGGGATCTGCGTGCAACCGCCCACGCCGGGCACCTATGCTTACGTGTACCACGCGGCGGACAACTTCGGGTGCTCCTACGACACCACGGTGTCGGTGACCGTATATCCTCCACCCACCGTGAACGCTGGTGCGGACGTCACCATCTGCGCCGGACAGGGCCCTGTGCAGCTCGGTGCGACGGCCAGCGGTGGTGCGCCCACCTCCGCGTGCACCTACGTGCTGCAGATGCTCGACAGCTTCGGCGATGGATGGAACGGAGCGTCCGTGACGATCACCATCAACGGCGTGCCGGCCACGTACACCCTGAACAATGGGGCCAACGGCACGGTGAACCTGCCGGTGCAGACCGGCGATGTGATCGCCATCTCCTTCACCTCGGGCACCTACGACAACGAGATCACGTACCGGCTGCGCAATGGATCCAACACCATCGTGTTCCAGGATGGCCCCTCTCCCACCATCGGGCCCGCCTGGAGCGGCGTGGTGGACTGTGGCACCGTGCCCGCGACTTACAGCTACAGCTGGAGCCCGACCGCGGGTCTGAGCGATCCGAATATCGCGAACCCCACCGCCAACCCCGGCACCACCACCACCTACACGGTGACGGTGACACAGAACGGCCAGCCCGCTTGCGTCGGGAGCGATCAGGTCACGGTGACCGTGGCCACACCCTACGGCGCCGGCACGGATGGTGCGATCACCGTGTGCAGTGATGCGGCGCCGTTCGATCTCTTCGCCCTGCTGACCGGCGCCACGACCGGCGGCACGTGGACAGCCCCAGGGGGTGCAACGGTCGGTGCCACCTTCTCGCCAGGCACGGACGCGGCAGGCATCTACACGTACACGGTGACCACCGGTGCGCCCTGCCCGGGGAACGATCAGTCGACCGTGACGGTCACCGTGGTGGACCTTCCCGACCCCGGCACCGACGGCAGCATCACGCTCTGCAGCACCGACGCACCCGCCGATCTCTTCACACTCCTCGGCGGCACGCCCGATGCCGGAGGCGCGTGGAGCGGTCCCAGCACGCTCACCGGCAGCAGCTTCGATCCGGGCAGCATGCTCGCAGGCGTGTACACCTACACGGTGACCGGTGCCGCGCCGTGTCCGAGCGAGAGTGCGAACGTGACCGTTGTGGTGAACACGCCTCCTGATCCCGGCACCGACGGCAGCATCACCCTTTGCAGCACCGACGCACCCGCCGATCTCTTCACACTCCTCGGCGGCACGCCCGATGCCGGAGGCGCGTGGAGCGGTCCCAGCACGCTCACCGGCAGCAGCTTCGATCCGGGCAGCATGCTCGCAGGCGTGTACACCTACACGGTGACCGGTGCCGCGCCGTGTCCGAGCGAGAGTGCGAACGTGACCGTTGTGGTGAACACGCCTCCTGATCCCGGCACCGACGGCAGCATCACCCTTTGCAGCACCGACGCACCCGCCGATCTCTTCACACTCCTCGGCGGCACGCCCGATACCGGTGGTGCATGGAGCGGCCCGAGCACGCTCACCGGCAGCAGCTTCGATCCGGGCAGCATGCTCGCAGGCGTGTACACCTACACGGTGACCGGTGCCGCGCCGTGTCCGAGCGAGAGTGCGAACGTGACCGTTGTGGTGAACACGCCTCCTGATCCCGGCACCGACGGCAGCATCACCCTTTGCAGCACCGACGCACCCGCCGATCTCTTCACTCCTCGGCGGCACGCCCGATACCGGTGGTGCATGGAGCGCCCGAGCACGCTCACCGGCAGCAGCTTCGATCCGGGCAGCATGCTCGCAGGCGTGTACACCTACACGGTGACCGGTGCCGCGCCGTGTCCGAGCGAGAGTGCGAACGTGACCGTTGTGGTGAACACGCCTCCTGATCCCGGCACCGACGGCAGCATCACCCTTTGCAGCACCGACGCGCCCGCCGATCTCTTCGTGCTGCTCGGCGGCACGCCCGATGTCGGAGGCGCGTGGAGCGGACCCAGCACGCTCACCGGCAGCAGCTTCGATCCGGGCAGCATGACCGCCGGGGTGTACACCTACACGGTGACCGGCGCTGCGCCGTGTCCGAGCGAGAGTGCGAACGTGACCGTTGTGGTGAACACGCCTCCTGATCCCGGCACCGACGGCAGCATCACGCTCTGCAGCACCGACGCGCCCGCCGACCTCTTCGCGCTGCTCGGCGGCACGCCCGATGTCGGAGGCGCGTGGAGCGGGCCCAGCGCGCTCACCGGCAGCAGCTTCGATCCGGGCAGCATGCTCGCAGGCGTGTACACCTACACGGTGGCCGGTGCCGCGCCGTGCCCGAGTGAGAGCGCCACCGTCACGGTCGCCGTGAACGCCCCGCCCGATCCGGGCACGGACGGCAGCATCACGCTCTGCAGCACCGACGCACCCGCCGACCTCTTCGCCCTGCTGGGCGGCACGCCCGATGCCGGTGGTGCGTGGAGCGGCCCGAGCACGCTCACCGGCAGCAGCTTCGATCCGGGCAGCATGCTCGCAGGCGTGTACACCTACACGGTGACCGGTGCCGCGCCGTGCCCGAGTGAGAGCGCCACCGTCACGGTCGCCGTCAACACCCCGCCCGATCCGGGCACCGACGGCAGCATCACGCTCTGCAGCACCGACGCACCCGCCGACCTCTTCGCCCTGCTGGGCGGCACGCCCGATGCCGGTGGCGCGTGGAGCGGGCCCAGCGCGCTGGCCGGTAGCAGCTTCAATCCGGGCAGCATGCTCGAAGGCGTCTACACCTACACAGTGACCGGCGCTGCGCCGTGTCCGAGCGAGAGTGCGAACGTGACCGTTGTGGTGAACACGCCTCCTGATGCGGGGCTTGATGGTGGATTGACGCTGTGCGTCTCCAGTCCTTCGGTGCCACTCATCACGGGCTTGAACGGAAGTCCCGGTGCCGGTGGAACATGGACTGGACCCGGTGGGACCGCGGTCGCTGGGCTGTTCACCCCCGGGACCGATCCCACCGGCACCTACACCTACACGGTGGTCGGCCTTGCTCCCTGTCCATCCGCAACCGCGATCGTGCAGGTCATCGTGGCCACGGATCCGGATCCCGGGATCGACGGTGCTCTCCTGCTCTGCACGAGCGACGCGTCCACCCTGCTGTTCGCTGCGCTCGGAGGAACCCCCGATGCCGGCGGGAGTTGGTCAGGTCCGAGCCCAGTGGGCGGCGGACTTTTCGATCCCGGCACCATGCTCGCGGGTGTCTACACCTACACCATCACGGTGCCACCGCCCTGCACCAGCGCCAGCAGCACGGTGACCGTGACGCTGAACACGCCGCCCGATCCGGGTGTTGACGGCGCCCTCTTGCTCTGCGCCACCAGTCCGGCCGCCGCTCTCCTCAGTGGCTTGGGCGGATCGCCGGATGCGGGTGGCGTGTGGAGCGGGCCCAGCCCGGTGATCGGCGGCCTCTTCGATCCGGTGGGCATGGCGCCTGGCACCTACACCTACACCGTCGCCGGAACGGCCCCCTGCCCAGCCGCTGCGGCCATCGTGGAGGTCACCGTGGTGGCCAACCCGGATGCGGGAACGCCGGGTGCGATACGCTGTGCACCAGCAACGCGGCGACCGCCCTCTTCGCACAGCTCGGCGGCACGCCCGATGCGGGCGGAAGCTGGAGCGGTCCCAGCACGCTCAACGGCAGCAGCTTCGATCCCGGCACCATGCTCGCCGGCGTGTACACCTACACCATCACGGTGCCACCGCCCTGCACCAGCGCCAGCAGTGCGGTGACCGTTGCGCTGAGCACCCCGCCCGACCCGGGTGTTGACGGTGCCCTCTTGCTCTGCGCTACCAGCCCGGCCACGGCGCTCATCGGCGGCCTTGGCGGTTCGCCCGATGCGGGTGGCGTGTGGAGCGGGCCCAGCCCGGTGGTCGGCGGCCTCTTCGATCCGGCCGGCATGGCCCCTGGCACCTACACCTACACCGTCGCTGGAACGCCCCCCTGCCCAGCCGCTGCGGCCATCGTGGAGGTCACCGTGGTGGCCAACCCGGATGCGGGAACGCCGGGTGCGATCACGCTATGCACCAGCAACGCGGCGACCGACCTCTTCGCACAGCTCGGCGGCACGCCCGATGCCGGCGGAACTTGGAGCGGGCCCAGCACGCTCAACGGCAGCAGCTTCGATCCCGGCACCATGCTCGCCGGTGTGTACACCTACTCCATCTCAGTACCACCGCCCTGCATGAGCGCCAGCAGTGCGGTGACCGTTGCGCTGAGCACCCCGCCCGACCCTGGCACGGGCGGCGCACTCTTGCTCTGCGCTACCAGCCCGGCCACGGCGCTCATCGGCGGCCTTGG
Proteins encoded in this region:
- a CDS encoding PKD domain-containing protein, with translation MAAVTWSGEVRSQVFEISNGTDNTCTGAFLDSGGQGGAGYGNNENYTYTLCPDNPGDAISVDFITFQLSTAGVAPIDNLTIHDGNSTSAPLIGSYTGTQLQGQVVSASPGNSSGCLTFVWTSNATGTGIFAASITCYVPCVRPVAAATMTPAAPAMICPGESVSFNGSGSTAAAGFSIASYTWDWDDGTTSTSANPAASHTFTAPGEYVVQLVVEDNNGCASVNLLDLQVLVGTEPTFTGTLADPGTCVGTPVCLDGVVNATTWSAQPTVDFGGGVALPDNVGSCFTSQLQFTGFSPGATLTNVNQLQSICLDIEHSFLGDLVISIISPSGETVVLHQQGGLGTYLGVPVDNELTPNAVGTCWTYCFSPTATNGTMAANAGATLPAGTYESVDPLAGLLGAQLNGMWTIEICDLWTFDNGFLCGWSMAFDPGLFGTLTEFTPTYGGACDSTWWTGPDIVSSTGDCDGICVQPPTPGTYAYVYHAADNFGCSYDTTVSVTVYPPPTVNAGADVTICAGQGPVQLGATASGGAPTSACTYVLQMLDSFGDGWNGASVTITINGVPATYTLNNGANGTVNLPVQTGDVIAISFTSGTYDNEITYRLRNGSNTIVFQDGPSPTIGPAWSGVVDCGTVPATYSYSWSPTAGLSDPNIANPTANPGTTTTYTVTVTQNGQPACVGSDQVTVTVATPYGAGTDGAITVCSDAAPFDLFALLTGATTGGTWTAPGGATVGATFSPGTDAAGIYTYTVTTGAPCPGNDQSTVTVTVVDLPDPGTDGSITLCSTDAPADLFTLLGGTPDAGGAWSGPSTLTGSSFDPGSMLAGVYTYTVTGAAPCPSESANVTVVVNTPPDPGTDGSITLCSTDAPADLFTLLGGTPDAGGAWSGPSTLTGSSFDPGSMLAGVYTYTVTGAAPCPSESANVTVVVNTPPDPGTDGSITLCSTDAPADLFTLLGGTPDTGGAWSGPSTLTGSSFDPGSMLAGVYTYTVTGAAPCPSESANVTVVVNTPPDPGTDGSITLCSTDAPADLFTPRRHARYRWCMERPSTLTGSSFDPGSMLAGVYTYTVTGAAPCPSESANVTVVVNTPPDPGTDGSITLCSTDAPADLFVLLGGTPDVGGAWSGPSTLTGSSFDPGSMTAGVYTYTVTGAAPCPSESANVTVVVNTPPDPGTDGSITLCSTDAPADLFALLGGTPDVGGAWSGPSALTGSSFDPGSMLAGVYTYTVAGAAPCPSESATVTVAVNAPPDPGTDGSITLCSTDAPADLFALLGGTPDAGGAWSGPSTLTGSSFDPGSMLAGVYTYTVTGAAPCPSESATVTVAVNTPPDPGTDGSITLCSTDAPADLFALLGGTPDAGGAWSGPSALAGSSFNPGSMLEGVYTYTVTGAAPCPSESANVTVVVNTPPDAGLDGGLTLCVSSPSVPLITGLNGSPGAGGTWTGPGGTAVAGLFTPGTDPTGTYTYTVVGLAPCPSATAIVQVIVATDPDPGIDGALLLCTSDASTLLFAALGGTPDAGGSWSGPSPVGGGLFDPGTMLAGVYTYTITVPPPCTSASSTVTVTLNTPPDPGVDGALLLCATSPAAALLSGLGGSPDAGGVWSGPSPVIGGLFDPVGMAPGTYTYTVAGTAPCPAAAAIVEVTVVANPDAGTPGAIRCAPATRRPPSSHSSAARPMRAEAGAVPARSTAAASIPAPCSPACTPTPSRCHRPAPAPAVR